A region of Flavobacterium indicum GPTSA100-9 = DSM 17447 DNA encodes the following proteins:
- the ychF gene encoding redox-regulated ATPase YchF, translating to MKAGIVGLPNVGKSTLFNCLSNAKAQSANFPFCTIEPNIGVVNVPDPRIVKLEELVKPERVQMATVDIVDIAGLVKGASKGEGLGNQFLGNIRECNAIIHVLRCFDNDNIVHVDGNVNPIRDKETIDIELQLKDLETVEKRLEKVNKAAKTGNKEAQIEKALLDRIKDALMQAKSARTVVPQSNEEEELFAGFQLITAKPVLYVCNVDEASAVNGNKYVDQVRELVKDEQAEVIVLSVGAEADINELESYEERQVFLEDLGLTEPGSAVLIRAAYKLLNLQTYFTAGVKEVRAWTIKVGDTAPKAAGVIHTDFEKGFIRAEVIAYEDYVAFGSEAKVKEAGKLRVEGKEYIVKDGDVMHFRFNV from the coding sequence ATGAAAGCAGGAATTGTAGGATTACCAAATGTTGGGAAATCAACTTTATTTAATTGTTTATCAAATGCCAAAGCACAAAGTGCTAACTTTCCTTTTTGTACAATTGAACCAAACATTGGTGTAGTAAATGTACCCGATCCAAGAATTGTTAAGTTAGAAGAATTAGTTAAACCAGAAAGAGTTCAAATGGCAACAGTTGATATTGTTGATATTGCAGGTTTAGTTAAAGGAGCTAGTAAAGGAGAAGGATTAGGTAATCAATTCTTAGGAAATATTAGAGAATGTAATGCCATTATTCATGTTTTACGTTGTTTTGATAATGATAATATTGTTCACGTAGACGGTAATGTAAATCCGATTCGCGATAAAGAAACTATTGATATCGAATTACAATTAAAAGACTTAGAAACGGTTGAAAAACGTTTAGAAAAAGTTAATAAAGCAGCTAAAACAGGTAACAAAGAAGCGCAAATTGAAAAAGCGTTATTAGATAGAATTAAGGATGCTTTAATGCAAGCTAAATCGGCTCGTACAGTAGTGCCTCAGTCTAATGAGGAAGAAGAATTGTTTGCAGGTTTCCAATTAATTACTGCTAAACCAGTATTATATGTTTGTAATGTAGACGAAGCTTCTGCAGTAAATGGAAACAAATATGTAGACCAAGTACGTGAGTTAGTAAAAGATGAACAAGCGGAAGTAATTGTACTTTCAGTTGGTGCTGAAGCAGATATTAATGAATTAGAAAGTTATGAAGAACGTCAAGTGTTCTTAGAAGACTTAGGACTAACAGAACCAGGTTCGGCGGTTTTAATTCGTGCGGCTTATAAATTATTGAATTTACAAACCTATTTTACAGCTGGTGTTAAAGAAGTTCGTGCGTGGACTATTAAAGTGGGCGATACAGCTCCAAAAGCAGCCGGTGTAATTCATACAGATTTTGAAAAAGGTTTTATTCGTGCTGAAGTAATTGCTTATGAAGATTATGTTGCCTTCGGTTCAGAAGCAAAAGTTAAAGAAGCCGGGAAACTAAGAGTAGAAGGAAAAGAATATATTGTTAAAGATGGCGATGTAATGCACTTCCGTTTTAATGTATAA
- a CDS encoding 4Fe-4S dicluster domain-containing protein: protein MAIKITDECINCGACEPECPNTAIYEGADDWRWKDGTKLSGKVILPDGTEVDSDAAQTPYSDDVYYIVPGKCTECKGFHEEPQCAAVCPVDCCVPDEDHVESEETLLNRQSFLHNE, encoded by the coding sequence ATGGCAATAAAGATAACAGACGAATGCATCAATTGTGGTGCATGTGAACCAGAGTGTCCGAATACAGCAATTTATGAAGGAGCTGATGATTGGAGATGGAAAGATGGAACAAAATTATCAGGAAAAGTGATACTACCAGATGGTACTGAAGTTGATTCTGATGCAGCACAGACTCCTTATTCTGATGATGTATATTATATTGTTCCAGGAAAATGTACTGAATGTAAAGGCTTCCATGAAGAGCCACAATGTGCAGCGGTTTGTCCAGTGGATTGTTGTGTGCCTGATGAGGACCATGTGGAAAGTGAAGAGACTCTTTTAAACCGACAGTCGTTTTTACATAATGAATAA
- a CDS encoding acyl-CoA reductase, with translation MLQIEIKNCFVELGHFLSQFNENKTIKKEAIKNNDSFFEKFNDLIQLSQSHNNWFTPENVFFAIQSWTEALTDENLSTWLSNYTFENTAPKKIGLVLAGNIPLVGFHDFLSVVITGNHALIKTSSNDQHLIKFLAKYLIALDNRLEDRITFVEGKLEGFDAVIATGSNNTARYFEYYFGSKPNIIRKNRNSVAVLTGNESQKELEALGDDIFRYFGLGCRNVSKLFVPKNYNFEAFFKGMFVHKDIIEYEKYANNYDYNKAVYLMSLFQILDNGFMTIKEDTSYASPISSVFYEYYDSIEDVKSKLEADKELIQCVVSNGVIEHSFPFGQAQHPKLWDYADNIDTLHFLNNLQ, from the coding sequence ATGTTACAAATCGAAATAAAAAATTGTTTTGTTGAATTAGGTCATTTTTTAAGTCAATTTAATGAGAATAAGACCATTAAAAAAGAGGCAATCAAAAACAATGATTCTTTTTTCGAAAAATTTAATGATTTAATTCAATTATCACAATCACACAACAATTGGTTTACACCAGAAAATGTATTTTTTGCTATTCAATCTTGGACTGAAGCACTTACTGATGAAAATTTATCAACTTGGTTAAGTAACTATACTTTCGAAAATACAGCTCCCAAAAAAATCGGACTTGTTTTAGCTGGTAATATCCCTTTAGTAGGGTTTCATGATTTCTTAAGTGTAGTAATTACTGGTAATCATGCTTTGATAAAAACTTCATCAAACGACCAACATCTTATTAAATTTTTAGCGAAATACTTAATTGCTTTAGATAATAGATTAGAGGACAGAATTACTTTTGTTGAAGGAAAATTAGAAGGTTTTGATGCAGTAATAGCAACCGGAAGTAATAATACAGCTCGTTATTTTGAGTATTATTTTGGTTCTAAACCAAATATAATTAGAAAAAACAGAAATTCGGTTGCCGTTTTAACCGGAAATGAATCGCAAAAAGAACTAGAAGCATTAGGTGATGACATTTTTAGATACTTTGGTTTAGGTTGTAGAAATGTTTCCAAACTATTTGTTCCAAAAAACTACAATTTCGAGGCTTTTTTCAAAGGCATGTTTGTTCATAAAGACATCATTGAATATGAAAAATACGCCAATAATTACGACTATAACAAAGCCGTATATTTAATGAGTCTCTTTCAAATTTTAGATAATGGTTTTATGACTATTAAAGAAGATACAAGTTATGCTTCGCCAATTTCTTCTGTATTTTATGAATATTATGATTCTATAGAAGATGTGAAATCAAAATTAGAAGCAGATAAAGAACTAATTCAATGTGTAGTTAGTAATGGTGTTATTGAACATTCATTCCCTTTTGGTCAAGCGCAGCATCCTAAACTTTGGGATTATGCTGACAATATTGACACTTTACATTTTTTAAATAATTTGCAGTAA
- the serC gene encoding 3-phosphoserine/phosphohydroxythreonine transaminase, whose protein sequence is MKKHNYSAGPCILPQEVFEKSAQAILDFNQSGLSILEISHRSKDFVAVMEEARALVLELLGLEGKGYQALFLHGGASLEFLMVPYNLMKVNGKAAYLDTGTWASGAIKEAKHFGETLVVASSKSENYNHIPKEYTIPSDADYFHCTSNNTIFGTQMKSFPTTKIPMICDMSSDIFSRVLDFTQFDLIYAGAQKNMGPAGATLVVVKEDILGKTGRDIPNMLNYQQHIDKESMYNTPPVFPIYVSLLTLQWLKNLGGIAAIEKINNQKATLLYSEIDRNPYFKGTAAVEDRSNMNATFLLVDETHKDVFDAMWKEAGISGLNGHRSVGGYRASMYNALPLESVQVLVDVMQAFEQKMNS, encoded by the coding sequence ATGAAAAAACACAATTACAGTGCTGGTCCATGTATTTTACCGCAAGAAGTTTTTGAAAAATCGGCACAAGCTATTTTAGATTTTAATCAATCTGGATTATCTATTTTAGAAATTTCTCACCGCAGTAAAGATTTTGTTGCAGTCATGGAAGAAGCCCGAGCTTTAGTACTTGAGCTACTAGGATTAGAAGGAAAAGGATACCAAGCCTTATTTCTACATGGCGGTGCAAGTTTAGAATTCTTAATGGTGCCCTATAATTTAATGAAAGTTAACGGAAAAGCGGCCTATTTAGATACGGGTACTTGGGCAAGTGGTGCAATAAAAGAAGCCAAACACTTTGGTGAAACTTTAGTTGTTGCTTCTTCCAAAAGTGAAAATTACAATCATATTCCAAAAGAATATACTATTCCTTCTGATGCCGATTACTTCCATTGCACCAGTAATAATACCATTTTTGGAACTCAAATGAAAAGCTTTCCAACAACAAAAATCCCAATGATATGCGACATGAGTTCTGATATTTTTTCGAGAGTATTAGATTTTACTCAGTTTGATTTAATCTATGCTGGAGCTCAGAAAAATATGGGTCCCGCTGGCGCTACTTTAGTTGTTGTTAAAGAAGATATTTTAGGTAAAACCGGTCGTGACATTCCCAACATGTTGAACTATCAACAACACATTGATAAAGAAAGCATGTACAATACACCACCTGTATTCCCTATTTATGTTTCATTATTAACTTTACAATGGTTAAAAAATTTAGGTGGAATAGCAGCTATTGAGAAAATTAACAATCAGAAAGCAACTTTGCTCTATTCTGAAATTGACCGAAACCCTTATTTTAAAGGAACAGCAGCTGTTGAAGACAGAAGTAACATGAATGCTACTTTTTTATTAGTTGATGAAACACATAAAGATGTTTTTGATGCGATGTGGAAAGAAGCAGGTATTTCAGGATTAAACGGACATCGTTCTGTTGGAGGCTATAGAGCTTCAATGTATAATGCCTTACCTCTAGAAAGTGTACAAGTTTTAGTAGACGTGATGCAGGCATTCGAACAAAAAATGAATTCTTAA
- a CDS encoding D-2-hydroxyacid dehydrogenase, with the protein MKVLANDGISKSGIKALEKGGFEVITTKVAQEQVANFINAHDVKVLLVRSATKVRKDIIDACPGLKIIGRGGVGMDNIDVDYARSKNIHVINTPASSSESVAELVFAHLFSGVRFLYDSNRVMPLEGDTHFDALKKSYANGIELRGKTLGIIGFGRIGQAVAKMALGLGMKVIAADSFVSEAVIRVDFYNGQFINVDIVTEPMEDVLKHADFITLHVPAQKGYVIGREELKLMKEGAAIINCARGGVIDEVALIEALDEDKIAFAGLDVFEKEPTPEMHLLMNPKISLTPHIGAATLEAQDRIGTELAEQIISLLKN; encoded by the coding sequence ATGAAAGTATTAGCAAATGATGGTATTTCTAAAAGCGGTATAAAGGCTTTAGAAAAAGGAGGTTTTGAAGTAATCACAACTAAAGTAGCACAAGAGCAAGTTGCTAATTTTATTAATGCACATGATGTAAAAGTACTACTAGTACGAAGTGCTACAAAAGTAAGAAAAGATATCATAGATGCTTGTCCGGGTTTAAAAATCATTGGTCGAGGTGGTGTTGGAATGGACAATATTGATGTGGATTATGCTCGTAGTAAAAATATTCATGTAATTAATACGCCTGCCTCTTCTTCTGAAAGTGTAGCTGAATTAGTATTTGCGCATTTATTTTCTGGTGTCCGATTTTTATACGATTCCAACCGTGTAATGCCTTTGGAAGGTGATACACATTTTGATGCCTTAAAAAAATCGTATGCTAATGGAATTGAATTAAGAGGTAAAACTTTAGGAATCATTGGTTTTGGCCGAATTGGTCAAGCTGTAGCTAAAATGGCTTTAGGATTAGGAATGAAAGTAATTGCGGCCGATAGTTTTGTAAGTGAAGCGGTAATACGAGTAGATTTTTACAATGGCCAATTCATCAATGTGGATATTGTAACCGAACCCATGGAGGATGTATTGAAACATGCCGACTTCATAACGTTACATGTTCCTGCTCAAAAAGGTTATGTCATCGGAAGAGAAGAACTTAAACTCATGAAAGAGGGTGCAGCTATAATTAATTGTGCTCGAGGGGGTGTTATAGACGAAGTAGCTTTAATTGAAGCCTTAGATGAGGATAAAATTGCTTTTGCTGGATTAGATGTTTTTGAAAAAGAACCTACCCCAGAAATGCATTTATTAATGAATCCGAAAATTTCTTTAACGCCTCATATTGGCGCAGCTACTCTTGAAGCCCAAGACAGAATTGGGACAGAATTAGCAGAACAAATTATCAGTTTATTAAAAAATTAA
- a CDS encoding DUF6146 family protein has product MSKLFFIGTILFTLVFSCQSNKNFSSDNNQKLTSDTIRIVNEELDYEVIIIDGGFTSWFNSYARPRGFYTQEYLETRNRFWVLEWNNRSRNPKLMHLYEMPINYESTINYGFEVNYMLYNYLVYFQMTNKQQLGGFPARI; this is encoded by the coding sequence ATGTCTAAACTATTTTTCATAGGGACCATATTGTTTACACTAGTTTTTTCTTGTCAATCGAATAAAAATTTTTCGTCCGATAACAATCAAAAATTAACTAGTGACACCATTCGTATTGTCAATGAAGAATTAGATTATGAAGTCATTATCATTGATGGAGGATTTACATCTTGGTTTAATTCTTATGCAAGACCAAGAGGATTTTATACCCAAGAATATTTGGAAACAAGAAATCGTTTTTGGGTTTTAGAGTGGAATAATCGTTCTAGAAATCCTAAATTAATGCATCTTTATGAAATGCCCATCAATTATGAATCAACGATTAATTATGGTTTTGAAGTAAATTATATGTTGTACAACTATTTAGTTTATTTTCAAATGACCAATAAACAACAATTAGGCGGTTTCCCTGCTCGAATATAA
- a CDS encoding DUF6787 family protein: MNKLKERWNIQSNFQLFIILLVFAITGSTSALIAKPLLTLLGITKESVGLWFYYPLYIIIILPIYKILLLIIGTLAGQHYFFLNFIKKMLNRMGLGFLFKNNE, from the coding sequence ATGAATAAATTAAAAGAACGCTGGAACATTCAAAGTAATTTTCAGTTATTTATAATTCTTTTGGTATTTGCAATTACAGGCTCTACTTCTGCTCTAATTGCAAAGCCACTATTAACTTTATTAGGTATAACTAAAGAAAGCGTTGGATTGTGGTTCTATTATCCTTTGTACATTATAATTATTTTACCTATTTATAAAATATTATTGTTAATCATTGGAACATTAGCAGGCCAACACTATTTCTTCTTAAACTTTATCAAGAAGATGTTAAATAGAATGGGATTAGGTTTTTTATTTAAAAATAACGAATAA
- the uvrA gene encoding excinuclease ABC subunit UvrA yields the protein MQHSEETIEIIGARAHNLKNIDVTIPREKLVVITGLSGSGKSSLAFDTIYAEGQRRYIETFSAYARQFLGGLERPDVDKIDGLSPVIAIEQKTTNKSPRSTVGTITEIYDFLRLLYARAADAFSYNTGEKMVSYSDDQIKELIYTEFDGKRINILAPVVRSRKGHYRELFEQIAKQGFLKVRVDGEIRDLDYGMKVDRYKTHDIEIVIDRIAVKQDEDTDKRITEAIKVAMHHGDDILMVIEHESNEVRFYSRSLMCPTSGISYPSPEPNNFSFNSPKGACPSCNGLGVVNEINLNKIIPNPKTSIKNGGFAPLGEQKSTWIFKQLELIGEKFGFKLSDPIESIPAEAMDMILNGGNEKFSVVSKVMGITKDYKIDFEGISNFIKNQYEQSDSQSIKRWAKEFMDENECSACGGSRLRKESLYFKLNDKSIGDLVQMDVVELAQWFHDLPNHISEKQQVIATEILKEINARISFLLDVGLDYLNLNRSSKTLSGGEAQRIRLATQIGSQLVGVLYILDEPSIGLHQRDNERLIKSLESLRDIGNSVLVVEHDKDMIERADHVIDIGPKAGRFGGQIISQGTPKELLKENTITAQYISGKMQIEIPTERRIGNGKSLKLTGATGNNLKNVSVEFPLGTMICVTGVSGSGKSTLINETLYPILNTHFYNAVKKPQPYKKIEGLEHIDKVIDIDQSPIGRTPRSNPATYTDVFSEIRSLFTQTPEAMIRGYKPGRFSFNVSGGRCETCEGSGVRTIEMSFLPDVYVECETCQGKRFNRETLEIRYKGKSISDVLNMTVDEAVDFFENIPKIYRKVKTIQDVGLGYITLGQQSTTLSGGEAQRIKLATELSKKDTGNTFYILDEPTTGLHFEDIRILMDVINKLVEKGNTVVIIEHNLDVIKLADYIIDIGPEGGKGGGTVVCSGTPEEVIKNKKSHTALFLKKELS from the coding sequence ATGCAACATTCTGAAGAAACCATTGAAATTATTGGCGCTCGTGCCCATAACTTAAAAAATATAGACGTTACCATTCCTCGTGAAAAGCTTGTAGTAATTACAGGATTATCGGGTTCAGGAAAATCATCTTTAGCATTTGACACTATTTATGCAGAAGGTCAACGTAGGTATATTGAAACTTTTTCAGCTTATGCCCGTCAGTTTTTAGGTGGATTAGAACGTCCGGATGTTGATAAAATTGATGGTTTATCACCCGTAATTGCAATTGAACAAAAAACGACCAATAAGAGCCCGCGCTCTACTGTAGGAACTATTACCGAAATTTATGATTTTCTTCGTCTATTATACGCTAGAGCTGCAGATGCATTTAGTTATAATACGGGTGAAAAAATGGTTTCGTATTCCGACGACCAAATCAAAGAGTTAATTTACACTGAATTTGACGGCAAAAGAATCAACATTCTTGCGCCAGTAGTTCGCTCAAGAAAAGGACACTACCGTGAATTATTTGAGCAAATTGCCAAACAAGGTTTTCTAAAAGTCCGAGTTGATGGCGAAATTCGCGATTTAGATTACGGAATGAAAGTGGATCGTTACAAAACCCACGATATTGAGATTGTAATTGATCGTATAGCCGTAAAACAAGACGAGGACACCGATAAAAGAATTACCGAAGCAATCAAAGTGGCCATGCATCATGGTGACGATATTTTAATGGTAATAGAGCATGAAAGCAACGAGGTTCGTTTTTACAGTCGAAGCTTAATGTGTCCGACTTCAGGAATCTCTTACCCGAGTCCGGAACCTAATAATTTTTCATTCAATTCACCAAAAGGAGCTTGTCCAAGTTGTAACGGACTTGGTGTAGTGAATGAAATCAACCTCAATAAAATCATCCCCAATCCAAAAACTTCAATAAAAAATGGCGGTTTTGCTCCCTTAGGCGAACAAAAAAGCACTTGGATTTTTAAACAATTGGAACTGATTGGAGAAAAATTCGGATTTAAATTATCCGATCCAATTGAAAGTATTCCTGCTGAAGCCATGGACATGATTTTGAATGGTGGAAATGAAAAATTTTCGGTAGTTTCCAAAGTAATGGGAATTACCAAAGATTATAAGATTGATTTTGAAGGTATTTCGAATTTTATAAAAAATCAGTACGAACAATCCGATTCACAAAGCATTAAACGTTGGGCAAAAGAATTCATGGATGAAAATGAATGTTCGGCTTGTGGAGGTTCTCGATTAAGAAAAGAATCGTTGTATTTTAAATTAAATGATAAAAGTATAGGCGATTTGGTTCAAATGGATGTGGTTGAATTGGCCCAATGGTTCCATGATTTACCGAATCATATTTCTGAAAAACAGCAAGTTATAGCAACTGAAATTCTGAAAGAAATCAACGCTAGAATAAGTTTTTTATTGGATGTTGGATTAGACTACTTAAATTTAAATAGAAGTTCAAAAACCTTGTCCGGTGGTGAAGCCCAACGTATTCGATTAGCGACACAAATTGGTTCACAATTAGTTGGTGTATTGTATATTTTAGACGAGCCTAGTATTGGATTACATCAACGAGATAACGAACGATTAATCAAATCATTAGAAAGTTTACGAGATATTGGAAATTCAGTTTTAGTAGTTGAACACGACAAAGACATGATTGAACGTGCCGATCACGTAATTGATATCGGTCCGAAAGCAGGTCGTTTTGGTGGACAAATCATCAGTCAGGGAACTCCAAAAGAGTTGTTGAAAGAAAACACTATTACTGCGCAATACATCAGCGGTAAAATGCAAATTGAGATTCCGACAGAGAGAAGAATCGGAAATGGTAAATCTTTAAAACTGACGGGGGCAACCGGTAACAACTTAAAAAATGTATCGGTAGAATTTCCATTAGGCACCATGATTTGTGTTACAGGTGTTTCAGGAAGTGGCAAATCAACTTTAATTAATGAAACCCTTTATCCCATATTGAATACACATTTCTATAATGCAGTAAAAAAACCACAGCCTTATAAGAAAATAGAAGGATTGGAGCATATTGATAAAGTAATTGATATCGACCAAAGTCCGATTGGTAGAACACCAAGAAGTAACCCTGCAACCTATACGGATGTATTTTCAGAAATTAGAAGTTTATTTACTCAAACGCCAGAAGCCATGATTCGTGGTTACAAACCGGGACGATTTAGTTTTAATGTTTCTGGTGGCCGATGTGAAACTTGTGAAGGAAGTGGCGTTCGAACTATTGAAATGAGTTTTTTACCCGATGTATATGTAGAATGTGAAACTTGTCAAGGCAAACGATTCAATAGAGAAACATTAGAAATACGATACAAAGGAAAATCAATTTCAGATGTTTTAAACATGACTGTAGATGAAGCGGTTGATTTTTTTGAAAATATTCCCAAAATTTACCGAAAAGTAAAAACTATTCAAGATGTTGGATTGGGTTATATTACACTAGGACAACAAAGTACTACCTTATCTGGTGGGGAAGCCCAACGCATCAAATTAGCTACTGAATTATCTAAAAAAGATACTGGAAATACATTTTATATTTTAGACGAACCTACAACAGGTTTACATTTTGAAGACATTCGTATATTAATGGATGTTATCAATAAATTAGTAGAAAAAGGCAATACTGTGGTAATCATTGAGCATAATTTAGATGTAATAAAATTAGCTGATTACATTATTGATATTGGTCCTGAAGGTGGTAAAGGCGGCGGAACAGTGGTTTGCTCTGGCACACCAGAGGAAGTAATAAAAAATAAAAAGAGTCATACTGCGTTGTTTTTGAAAAAAGAGTTATCATAA
- a CDS encoding alpha/beta hydrolase yields MTKNIFALLILMLFISCKSNKSIVESHSKYFTDSIYSKSLSEYRKHNIYLPKNFNSSESYPIVYATDGFTIKENSFLKKNLDSLIENNIIRPIIFVESHCNTKIADSSGTFGNGKKIYNKYRYFEYVEKQTNDSILSKRFDNHMNYFKNEMITHIEKQLNQQSSKTNRYFYGFSNGADFGISLLNYQTNIIGTYLCFSAVGMNSAKKWTTDKKHPNLYIVYGTKEGDWVKNENEFMRKVYNDSSSFISIKTFDGGHDYRMWNNELIKLLTKLFSTNK; encoded by the coding sequence ATGACAAAAAACATATTTGCTTTACTAATTTTAATGCTTTTTATTTCTTGTAAATCGAATAAAAGTATAGTAGAGTCGCATTCAAAATATTTCACTGATTCCATTTACAGTAAATCTTTATCTGAATATAGAAAACATAATATTTATTTACCAAAAAATTTTAATTCATCAGAAAGCTATCCCATAGTATATGCTACTGATGGATTTACTATTAAAGAAAATTCTTTTTTGAAGAAAAATTTAGATTCATTAATTGAAAATAATATAATTAGACCAATAATTTTTGTAGAAAGTCATTGTAATACGAAAATCGCGGATAGTTCAGGTACTTTTGGTAATGGTAAAAAAATCTATAATAAATACAGATATTTCGAATATGTTGAAAAACAAACAAATGATTCAATTTTATCAAAAAGATTTGATAATCATATGAATTATTTTAAAAATGAAATGATTACTCATATTGAAAAACAACTGAATCAACAATCCTCCAAAACAAATAGGTATTTTTATGGTTTTTCCAATGGTGCTGATTTTGGTATTAGCTTGCTTAATTATCAAACTAACATTATTGGAACTTATCTTTGTTTTTCTGCAGTAGGAATGAATTCTGCAAAAAAATGGACAACAGATAAAAAGCATCCAAATTTATATATTGTATACGGTACTAAAGAAGGAGATTGGGTGAAAAATGAAAATGAATTTATGAGAAAAGTTTATAATGATTCATCATCTTTTATTTCCATAAAAACTTTCGATGGTGGACATGATTATCGAATGTGGAATAATGAACTAATAAAATTATTGACAAAATTATTTTCAACAAATAAATAA
- a CDS encoding LOG family protein: MAADQYQNDDERIQDKLKQKTWNEIRTNDSWAIFKIMSEFVNGYEAMGRIGPCVSIFGSARTKPEDKYYLLAEKIAYKISKAGYGVITGGGPGIMEAGNKGAHFGGGTSVGLNIELPFEQHFNPYIDRDKNLNFDYFFVRKVMFVKYSQGFVVMPGGFGTLDEMFEAITLIQTKKIAKFPIILVGREFWTGLLDWIQSVIIDQFKNASPEDMNLFKIVDTEDEVVEALDNFYKKYNLSPNF; encoded by the coding sequence ATGGCAGCAGATCAATATCAAAATGATGATGAAAGAATCCAAGATAAGTTAAAACAAAAAACTTGGAATGAAATTAGAACCAATGACTCATGGGCTATATTTAAAATCATGTCCGAATTTGTAAATGGATATGAAGCCATGGGACGAATTGGACCTTGTGTATCAATATTTGGTTCAGCTAGAACGAAACCAGAAGACAAATATTATTTATTAGCCGAAAAAATTGCCTATAAAATCAGTAAAGCAGGTTACGGTGTCATCACTGGAGGTGGACCTGGAATTATGGAAGCCGGAAATAAAGGTGCTCACTTTGGAGGTGGAACCTCTGTTGGATTAAACATTGAATTGCCATTTGAACAACATTTTAATCCTTATATTGACAGAGATAAAAACCTAAATTTTGATTATTTTTTCGTTAGAAAAGTAATGTTTGTTAAATATTCACAAGGATTTGTAGTAATGCCGGGTGGATTTGGAACGCTAGACGAAATGTTTGAAGCTATTACCTTAATTCAAACCAAGAAAATTGCTAAATTCCCTATTATTTTAGTAGGAAGAGAATTTTGGACTGGATTGTTAGATTGGATTCAAAGTGTAATCATCGACCAATTTAAAAATGCAAGTCCGGAAGACATGAATTTATTTAAAATTGTGGATACAGAAGATGAAGTTGTTGAAGCTTTAGATAATTTCTACAAAAAATACAACTTATCGCCAAACTTCTAA
- a CDS encoding DUF6588 family protein, producing MLKKIIFSIIVLASYYNGKAQTINQLQQVGYLLEDALFYSKQYIIPATDGAVYQASGAWNHSNKKRKTWDLSMGINVNMFNVPKTDRTFVINNSDFKFFQIENGATSATVPTAMGNDNQIYLVGDLDGQQIRLKTPQGINQQLVVYPYLDINLALPFGTELLTRTSTNTKLKKGYYQVYGYGLKHNLSQYFPKLESRNIYFSALAYYSKEDISFDFLDINTNFGSLGINQINGLVDTFHFQLSGSKQVGKVEIIGSFICNTSKFNYKVSGEKGTIENVFPIQSTINKLLDTIEKDKINYVGEVAANYQIKRFNVVTSFAFGKFMNGNIGIQYKVN from the coding sequence ATGTTAAAAAAAATAATTTTTTCAATAATCGTTTTAGCTTCTTATTATAATGGGAAGGCACAAACAATTAATCAATTACAGCAAGTAGGGTATCTTTTAGAAGATGCCCTATTTTATTCTAAACAATACATAATTCCCGCTACAGATGGTGCCGTTTATCAAGCTTCAGGTGCCTGGAACCATTCAAATAAAAAAAGGAAAACGTGGGATTTATCCATGGGAATAAATGTTAATATGTTCAATGTCCCTAAAACTGATAGAACTTTTGTAATTAATAATTCTGATTTTAAATTTTTTCAAATAGAAAATGGGGCTACTTCGGCAACTGTTCCTACAGCAATGGGAAATGACAATCAAATTTACTTAGTTGGAGATCTTGATGGTCAACAAATAAGATTGAAAACTCCCCAAGGTATTAATCAACAGTTAGTGGTTTATCCTTATTTAGATATTAATTTAGCCTTACCATTTGGAACAGAGTTACTAACCAGAACATCAACAAATACCAAATTAAAAAAAGGGTATTATCAAGTGTATGGTTATGGACTTAAGCATAATTTAAGTCAGTATTTTCCAAAATTGGAAAGTAGAAATATCTATTTTTCTGCATTAGCTTATTATTCAAAAGAAGACATTAGTTTTGATTTTTTAGATATTAATACCAATTTTGGGAGTTTAGGCATCAATCAAATTAACGGGTTAGTTGATACTTTTCATTTTCAATTATCTGGTTCTAAACAAGTAGGAAAAGTTGAAATCATAGGAAGTTTTATTTGTAATACTAGTAAATTCAATTACAAAGTTTCTGGAGAAAAAGGCACGATTGAAAATGTTTTTCCTATTCAATCAACTATTAATAAGTTATTGGATACTATTGAGAAAGATAAAATAAATTATGTAGGTGAAGTGGCTGCCAATTATCAAATTAAAAGATTTAATGTAGTTACTTCTTTTGCTTTTGGTAAATTTATGAATGGAAATATAGGCATTCAATATAAAGTAAACTAA